Proteins encoded together in one Polaribacter reichenbachii window:
- a CDS encoding amidohydrolase family protein yields the protein MKKLLSLLFFLSLSVIQAQDYFPTDAGVKTTENTTYAFTNATIYVTPTEVIKKGTLLIKDGKVVAVGKSVKIPNGTQTTDLEGKTIYPSFIDIYSDFGIKAPKRQRGRFGTAQYASEREGYYWNDHIRPETDPIDEFKFDSKKAKGFIDAGFGVVNTHLQDGIVRGNGLLVALNPNSTNAYRILDTKSAQYLSFQKSAKSKQMYPSSRMGAMALLRQVYNDADWYAKGNMKNKDLALEAFNENKNLVQIFETGNHLDAVRADKVGDEFSVQYTIVGSGDEYERVADIKATNANFIIPINFSVAYDVSNPLLAEQISLQDMRKWNQEPSNLSVLAKNGVNFALTTHKLKSVKSFHKNLQKAIKYGFDKEKALAALTTIPANIIGNSAIGNLKRGSYANFIITSGDVFDAKTTMYENWVQGDKNVINDMNIKDITGTYMLSVNDKNYDLTISGKGAKQSGTIKIGEEKVNAKFSFKDDWVAITLNEKSGYTRMMGKIVNPSNVMQGTAYDTQGNETTWSASKKVIKESKKKGEKKKKSHEAVTVMPVSYPNIGFGNFTQPKSETLLIKNTTVWTSEAEGILENTDVLLVDGKISKIGKNLKSSKATVIDGTGKHLTAGIVDEHSHIAASAINEGAQNSSAEVTIEDVVDPTDINIYRNISGGTTSAQILHGSANPIGGRSAIIKLKWGENAESMIYEDTPKFIKFALGENVKQSRSRNGTRFPQTRMGVEQMFIDYFTRAKEYDALKKSGKPYRKDDEMETLAEILNGERFISCHSYVQSEINMLMKVADKFDFTINTFTHILEGYKVADKMAEHGVGGSTFSDWWAYKYEVNDAIPYNAAIMHNAGVTVAINSDDREMSRRLNQEAAKTIKYGGMSELEAWKTVTINPAKLLHIDDKVGSIKVGKDADVVLWNNHPMSIYAKVEKTIIDGKVFFDRAEDAKKREAIKEEKSILIKMMLKEKTSGGQTKAPMKRGDRDFHCDTLEEHKN from the coding sequence ATGAAAAAACTATTATCCTTACTCTTTTTCTTGTCGCTTTCGGTCATACAGGCACAAGATTACTTCCCAACAGATGCTGGAGTAAAAACAACCGAAAACACAACTTATGCATTTACCAATGCAACCATTTATGTAACTCCTACAGAAGTTATAAAAAAAGGTACTTTATTAATTAAAGATGGTAAAGTAGTTGCTGTTGGTAAGTCTGTTAAAATTCCAAATGGCACACAAACAACAGATTTAGAAGGCAAAACAATTTATCCTTCTTTTATTGATATTTATTCTGATTTCGGAATAAAAGCTCCAAAAAGACAAAGAGGTAGATTTGGTACTGCACAATATGCTTCTGAAAGAGAAGGTTATTATTGGAACGACCATATTAGACCAGAAACAGACCCTATAGATGAGTTTAAATTCGATTCAAAAAAAGCAAAAGGATTTATTGATGCAGGTTTTGGAGTAGTAAACACTCATTTACAAGATGGTATTGTTCGTGGAAATGGTTTACTGGTTGCTTTAAACCCTAACTCCACAAATGCTTACAGAATTTTAGATACTAAATCTGCACAATATTTATCTTTTCAAAAAAGTGCAAAATCTAAACAAATGTATCCTAGTTCTAGAATGGGTGCAATGGCTTTATTACGCCAAGTTTATAATGATGCAGATTGGTATGCAAAAGGTAATATGAAAAATAAAGATTTGGCTTTAGAAGCTTTTAATGAGAATAAGAATCTTGTACAAATCTTTGAAACTGGTAACCATTTAGATGCTGTAAGAGCAGATAAAGTTGGAGATGAATTCTCTGTACAATATACAATTGTTGGTTCTGGAGATGAATACGAACGTGTTGCAGACATAAAAGCTACTAATGCAAATTTTATTATTCCAATAAATTTTAGTGTTGCTTATGATGTTTCTAATCCGCTTTTAGCAGAACAAATTTCTTTACAAGATATGCGTAAATGGAATCAAGAGCCATCAAATTTAAGTGTACTTGCTAAAAATGGAGTAAATTTCGCTTTAACTACACATAAATTAAAATCAGTTAAATCTTTTCATAAAAATTTACAAAAAGCAATTAAATATGGTTTTGATAAAGAAAAAGCCTTAGCTGCTTTAACTACAATTCCTGCAAATATTATTGGTAATTCTGCTATCGGAAATTTAAAAAGGGGTAGTTATGCAAACTTTATAATTACCTCTGGTGATGTTTTTGACGCTAAAACTACAATGTATGAAAACTGGGTACAAGGTGATAAAAATGTAATTAATGATATGAATATCAAAGACATTACAGGTACTTATATGCTTTCTGTTAATGATAAAAATTACGATTTAACCATTTCTGGTAAAGGAGCTAAACAGTCTGGAACTATTAAAATAGGAGAAGAAAAAGTAAACGCTAAGTTTTCTTTTAAAGATGATTGGGTTGCTATTACCTTAAATGAAAAAAGTGGTTACACTAGAATGATGGGTAAAATTGTAAATCCATCTAACGTAATGCAAGGTACTGCTTACGATACTCAAGGAAATGAGACTACTTGGTCTGCAAGTAAAAAAGTAATAAAAGAAAGTAAGAAAAAAGGTGAAAAGAAAAAGAAATCTCATGAGGCTGTTACAGTAATGCCTGTTAGTTATCCTAATATTGGTTTTGGAAACTTTACACAACCAAAATCAGAAACACTTTTAATTAAAAACACAACTGTTTGGACCAGTGAAGCTGAAGGAATTCTAGAAAATACAGATGTTTTATTAGTTGATGGTAAAATATCTAAAATTGGTAAAAACTTAAAATCTAGTAAAGCAACTGTTATTGATGGTACAGGTAAACATTTAACTGCTGGTATTGTAGATGAGCATTCTCATATTGCAGCATCTGCTATTAATGAAGGTGCACAAAACTCATCAGCAGAAGTTACTATAGAAGATGTTGTAGATCCTACAGACATCAATATTTATAGAAATATTTCAGGTGGTACAACATCTGCTCAGATTTTACACGGTTCTGCAAATCCTATTGGTGGTCGTTCTGCAATCATCAAACTAAAATGGGGAGAAAATGCAGAGTCTATGATTTATGAGGATACTCCTAAATTTATAAAATTTGCTTTGGGTGAAAACGTAAAACAATCTAGAAGTAGAAATGGTACTCGTTTTCCACAAACAAGAATGGGTGTTGAGCAAATGTTTATCGACTATTTTACAAGAGCAAAAGAATACGATGCTTTAAAGAAAAGTGGTAAACCTTATAGAAAAGATGATGAAATGGAAACTTTAGCCGAAATTTTAAACGGAGAGCGTTTTATTTCTTGCCATTCTTATGTACAATCAGAAATTAATATGTTAATGAAAGTTGCAGACAAATTCGATTTTACTATAAACACTTTTACACACATTTTAGAAGGATATAAAGTTGCTGATAAAATGGCAGAACATGGAGTTGGTGGTTCTACTTTTTCTGATTGGTGGGCTTATAAATACGAAGTTAACGATGCAATACCTTACAATGCTGCAATTATGCACAATGCTGGTGTTACTGTTGCTATAAATTCTGATGATAGAGAAATGTCTCGTCGTTTAAATCAAGAAGCTGCTAAAACCATTAAATATGGAGGAATGTCTGAATTAGAAGCTTGGAAAACAGTTACTATTAATCCTGCAAAATTATTACATATAGATGATAAAGTAGGTAGTATTAAAGTAGGTAAAGATGCTGATGTTGTTTTATGGAACAATCATCCTATGTCTATTTACGCTAAAGTAGAAAAAACAATTATCGACGGAAAAGTATTCTTTGATAGAGCTGAAGATGCTAAAAAACGTGAAGCAATTAAAGAAGAAAAAAGTATTTTAATTAAGATGATGTTAAAAGAAAAAACAAGTGGTGGTCAAACTAAGGCTCCAATGAAAAGAGGTGATAGAGATTTTCACTGTGATACTTTAGAAGAACATAAAAACTAG
- a CDS encoding DUF3810 domain-containing protein, whose product MQIAGKNPAFIESYYSNGFYPYISSFFRILLGWIPFSVGDLLIAFALFILLRFLFLLIKTKFKNFVPKIVHFIAVLSVIYFCFYLFWGLNYYREPLAKNLNYQQQKYTTDQLTKVTKHIIEKLNYYQFKITKNDTLKVNNPYQPQEIYKMAVSGYDNLAKDFPQLKYQFSSVKSSSMSLLQTYNGTSGYLNPLTGEAQLNDKIPKSSYPTTTCHEMAHQIGFAAENEANFVGFLAANYNDDIYFKYASYRMAFGYCISEIRKRNPDLSKELWQTVHKGIAKDFNYSYLFWQAYKNPFEPLVKKGYNAYLKANKQAKGVASYNYVVDLLISYFEDSNKV is encoded by the coding sequence ATGCAAATTGCAGGCAAAAATCCTGCTTTTATAGAAAGTTATTATTCAAACGGATTTTACCCATACATTTCATCATTTTTTAGAATACTTTTGGGTTGGATTCCTTTTTCTGTTGGTGATTTACTAATTGCATTTGCACTCTTTATTTTACTACGCTTTTTATTTTTATTGATCAAAACAAAGTTTAAAAATTTTGTTCCTAAAATAGTTCATTTTATTGCAGTTTTATCCGTAATTTATTTTTGTTTTTATCTTTTCTGGGGATTAAATTATTACAGAGAACCTTTGGCAAAAAACTTAAATTATCAGCAGCAAAAATATACTACAGATCAACTTACAAAAGTTACCAAACATATTATTGAGAAACTTAATTATTATCAATTTAAAATTACAAAAAACGATACTTTAAAAGTTAATAATCCTTATCAACCACAAGAAATATATAAAATGGCAGTTTCTGGATATGATAATTTAGCAAAAGATTTTCCGCAGTTAAAATATCAATTTTCATCAGTAAAAAGTTCATCTATGAGTTTACTGCAAACTTATAATGGTACTTCTGGTTATCTAAATCCGTTAACTGGAGAAGCTCAATTAAATGATAAAATTCCGAAATCGAGTTACCCAACCACAACTTGTCATGAAATGGCGCATCAAATTGGTTTTGCTGCAGAAAATGAAGCTAATTTTGTTGGTTTTTTAGCCGCTAATTATAATGACGATATTTACTTTAAATATGCTAGTTATAGAATGGCTTTTGGATACTGTATTTCAGAAATTAGAAAACGAAATCCTGATTTATCCAAAGAACTTTGGCAAACTGTACATAAAGGTATTGCCAAAGATTTTAACTATAGTTATTTGTTTTGGCAAGCCTATAAAAATCCTTTTGAGCCACTTGTTAAAAAAGGTTATAATGCTTATTTAAAAGCAAATAAACAAGCCAAAGGTGTAGCTTCTTATAATTATGTGGTAGATTTATTAATCTCTTATTTTGAAGACTCTAATAAAGTATAG
- the dnaB gene encoding replicative DNA helicase, which translates to MEKTNTIAGKKIDKSKIISLEKGKIPPQAVELEEAVLGAMMIDKKGIDDVIDVLSAEAFYETKHQEIYAAIYELFQNSEPIDILTVSNLLKKNGKLEFVGGDFYLIKLTQKVASSAHIEFHARIILQKFIQRRLISISSEIIENAYDEGSDVFDLLDDAEAKLFEVTQGNLKKSSEDAGSLVKQALQKIQEIGNQEGMSGLATGFTKLDALTSGWQPSDLVIIAARPGMGKTAFVISMAKNMAIDFNHGVAVFSLEMSSVQLITRMISSETGLTSEKLRKGNLEPHEWEQLNVKVKRLSDAPIFIDDTPSLSVFDLRAKARRLVSQHNVRILVIDYLQLMTAGGKAGGNREQEISMISRNLKALAKELSVPVIALSQLSRAVETRGGSKRPLLSDLRESGAIEQDADIVSFIFRPEYYGMTEWDDDEHTPCEGQGEFIVAKHRNGGLDNIRLKFTGHLAKFSDLEEGFSSEFQSSMNNPFDDDTTINQRIEPKDAFGDDGDDVPF; encoded by the coding sequence ATGGAAAAAACGAACACGATAGCAGGAAAAAAGATTGATAAATCCAAAATCATTAGCCTTGAAAAAGGTAAAATTCCACCACAGGCAGTAGAATTAGAAGAAGCTGTTTTGGGTGCAATGATGATTGATAAAAAAGGGATTGATGATGTAATTGATGTGTTAAGTGCAGAAGCTTTTTATGAAACTAAACATCAAGAAATATATGCAGCAATTTATGAATTGTTTCAAAATTCTGAACCAATTGATATCTTAACAGTATCTAATTTATTAAAGAAAAATGGAAAATTAGAATTTGTTGGTGGCGATTTTTATCTAATTAAACTTACTCAAAAAGTAGCTTCTTCTGCGCATATTGAATTCCATGCTAGAATTATTTTACAAAAATTTATACAACGAAGATTAATTTCTATTTCAAGTGAAATTATTGAAAATGCATATGATGAAGGTTCAGATGTTTTTGATTTATTAGATGATGCTGAGGCCAAACTTTTTGAAGTTACTCAAGGTAACTTAAAGAAAAGTTCAGAAGATGCAGGTTCACTTGTAAAACAAGCTTTACAGAAAATTCAAGAAATTGGTAACCAAGAAGGTATGTCTGGTTTAGCTACTGGTTTTACAAAATTAGATGCCTTAACTTCTGGTTGGCAACCTTCAGATTTAGTAATTATTGCAGCAAGACCAGGTATGGGGAAAACTGCATTTGTAATTTCTATGGCAAAAAATATGGCTATAGACTTTAATCATGGAGTTGCTGTTTTTTCTTTGGAAATGTCTTCCGTTCAGTTAATAACACGTATGATTTCTTCTGAAACAGGTTTAACATCAGAAAAATTAAGGAAAGGTAATTTAGAACCTCATGAATGGGAACAATTAAATGTTAAAGTAAAACGTTTATCTGATGCGCCAATTTTTATAGATGATACTCCATCTCTTTCTGTATTCGATTTACGTGCAAAAGCAAGACGTTTGGTATCGCAACACAATGTTAGAATTTTAGTAATTGATTATTTACAATTAATGACTGCTGGAGGAAAAGCAGGAGGAAATCGTGAACAAGAAATCTCGATGATTTCTAGAAACTTAAAAGCCTTAGCAAAAGAATTGTCTGTGCCAGTAATTGCATTATCTCAGTTATCTAGGGCAGTAGAAACACGTGGAGGATCTAAAAGACCACTTTTATCAGATTTACGTGAATCTGGAGCCATTGAGCAAGATGCAGATATTGTAAGTTTCATTTTTAGACCAGAATATTATGGAATGACAGAATGGGATGATGATGAACACACACCTTGTGAAGGACAAGGAGAATTTATTGTGGCAAAGCACAGAAATGGTGGTTTAGATAATATTCGTTTAAAATTTACTGGGCATTTAGCAAAATTCTCAGATTTAGAAGAAGGTTTTAGTTCAGAATTCCAATCTTCTATGAACAATCCTTTCGATGATGATACTACTATAAATCAAAGAATAGAGCCAAAAGATGCTTTTGGTGATGATGGAGATGATGTGCCATTTTAA
- a CDS encoding asparagine synthetase B: MRKNYFLFFVLLISTSTWASFIYVPMDHDNQKNHLKAYGIVYFGLEAGLKSKWLLNYDGGAFLIENNKAIENECKIRGVSYQIVSDAKAQLILQEISSPSSNQEAVTLEKAPKIAVYSPLDKMPWDDAVTMVLTYAEIPFDVIYDKDVLADKLLIYEWLHLHHEDFTGQYGKFYGSFRAAPWYVKGKQNAEKLAKELGYNKVSEEKLAVAKKIRDYVVGGGFMFAMCSATDSFDIALSAEGVDIAEAMFDGDATTPNYQSKINFNKTFAFTNFELERSPTKYEFSSIDMTRKRRIPKTSDYFSLIEFSAKWDPVPTMLTQNHTILVKGFMGQTTSFDRNTVKSNVLVLGENKTNREARYIHGTKGKGMFTFYGGHDPEDYTHRVGDPKTELDLHPTSPGYRLILNNVLFPAAKKKKQKT, from the coding sequence ATGAGAAAAAACTATTTTTTATTTTTTGTTTTATTAATTTCAACTTCAACTTGGGCATCTTTTATTTATGTGCCTATGGATCACGATAATCAGAAAAATCATTTAAAAGCTTATGGAATTGTATATTTTGGTTTAGAGGCAGGTTTAAAATCGAAATGGTTATTGAATTACGACGGAGGCGCATTTTTAATCGAAAATAACAAAGCCATAGAAAATGAGTGTAAAATTAGAGGAGTTTCTTATCAAATTGTTTCTGATGCAAAAGCGCAATTAATTTTACAAGAAATTTCTTCACCTTCATCAAATCAAGAAGCAGTAACTTTAGAGAAAGCACCTAAAATTGCAGTTTATTCACCTTTGGATAAAATGCCTTGGGATGATGCTGTTACAATGGTGTTAACTTATGCAGAAATTCCTTTTGATGTTATTTATGATAAAGATGTTTTAGCTGATAAGTTATTAATTTATGAATGGCTGCATTTACATCATGAAGATTTTACAGGTCAATATGGTAAATTTTATGGTTCTTTTAGAGCTGCACCATGGTATGTAAAAGGAAAACAAAATGCAGAAAAATTGGCTAAAGAATTAGGTTACAACAAAGTATCCGAAGAAAAATTAGCTGTTGCAAAAAAAATACGAGATTATGTTGTTGGTGGTGGTTTTATGTTTGCAATGTGTTCTGCAACAGATAGTTTTGATATTGCTTTGTCTGCAGAAGGTGTAGATATTGCAGAAGCTATGTTTGATGGTGATGCTACAACACCAAATTATCAATCTAAAATAAATTTCAATAAAACTTTTGCTTTTACTAATTTCGAATTAGAAAGAAGTCCGACAAAATATGAGTTTTCTTCAATAGATATGACTCGTAAACGAAGAATACCAAAAACTTCAGACTATTTTTCTTTGATAGAATTTTCTGCAAAATGGGATCCTGTACCAACAATGTTAACGCAAAATCATACCATTTTAGTAAAAGGTTTTATGGGGCAAACAACTTCTTTTGATAGAAATACAGTAAAATCTAATGTGTTGGTTTTAGGTGAAAATAAAACGAACAGAGAAGCAAGATACATTCACGGCACAAAAGGAAAAGGAATGTTTACGTTTTACGGAGGCCATGACCCAGAAGATTATACACATAGAGTAGGAGATCCAAAAACGGAATTAGATTTGCATCCAACTTCGCCTGGTTATCGTTTAATTTTGAATAATGTGTTATTTCCAGCAGCAAAAAAGAAGAAACAAAAAACTTAG
- a CDS encoding helix-turn-helix domain-containing protein → MKKSLAFKNIIYFIILFSLSLNSQNSNFSELDSTYEYLSEKYYEYKFTDTIKAKNYADRFLQKATLENDTIYKIIGYEFLGEILKDDTIYLQFLDNLIIETSKMPTKMFPTLLYVDKGRHYIINGKNNESLKNYILALKYSNLYRNDSLKYRIKDRIASLKFENKQFVKAKKIRLEVYNFYNNQSKYRETTEYCALLINLTNSYISEKKYDSARIFNTKANKYANIIRDSIMIGYSLHGKGHIFYAEKKYKSAINSILKSLKWINSDSNHRSLSNAYSKIAKSYAKLGNQDKAVLYNLKIDSLYQKTNVTYKSQKSSYAFLINYYKNKNELSNQLLYIEKLLKVDSILNTRSKKLSKTFTEEYDIPKLKAEKEAVIGQLKDRSQKIIYFSIAFTFIIILILAYQIRKRIILKKRFEKILNSKKASLKKINIIEKQELLIPKEIIENILNGLEKFEKKKGFTNTSLTLNDFAIKLKTNTNYLSKIINHYKNKNFSNYLKDLRIAYAIEILDKNELIRKYTIKAIANEVGFNTAESFANAFYKKTGFKPSYYIKELNKRKTA, encoded by the coding sequence ATGAAAAAAAGTTTAGCTTTTAAGAATATTATTTACTTTATTATTCTTTTTTCTTTATCCCTCAATTCACAAAATTCTAATTTTTCTGAACTAGATTCGACTTACGAATATCTTTCTGAAAAATATTATGAGTATAAATTCACAGACACTATAAAAGCAAAAAATTACGCAGATAGATTTTTACAAAAAGCAACTTTAGAAAATGATACTATTTATAAGATTATTGGGTATGAATTTTTAGGAGAAATCCTAAAAGATGACACTATCTACTTACAATTTTTAGATAATTTAATTATAGAAACTAGTAAAATGCCTACAAAAATGTTTCCTACTCTTTTATATGTAGATAAAGGGAGACATTATATAATTAATGGGAAAAATAATGAATCTTTAAAGAATTATATTTTAGCCTTAAAATACAGTAATTTATACAGAAATGATAGTTTAAAATATAGGATTAAAGATAGAATAGCCAGTTTAAAATTTGAAAACAAGCAATTTGTTAAAGCTAAAAAAATAAGATTAGAAGTATATAATTTTTATAATAATCAATCTAAATATAGAGAAACAACAGAGTATTGTGCATTATTAATTAATCTTACCAACTCATATATATCTGAAAAAAAATATGACTCTGCTAGAATTTTTAATACTAAAGCAAATAAATATGCCAATATTATAAGAGATAGTATTATGATTGGATATTCTCTTCATGGAAAGGGACATATCTTTTATGCAGAGAAAAAGTACAAAAGTGCAATTAATAGCATTTTGAAATCACTAAAGTGGATTAATAGTGATAGCAACCATAGAAGTTTATCAAATGCCTACTCAAAAATAGCCAAATCATATGCGAAATTAGGGAATCAAGATAAAGCAGTTCTGTATAATTTAAAAATAGATTCTTTATATCAAAAGACAAATGTTACATATAAGTCTCAAAAAAGTAGTTATGCTTTTTTAATTAATTATTACAAGAATAAAAATGAATTATCAAATCAATTATTATATATAGAAAAACTACTAAAAGTTGATAGTATACTAAATACGAGAAGTAAAAAACTTTCTAAAACCTTTACAGAAGAGTATGATATACCTAAATTAAAAGCGGAAAAAGAAGCTGTAATTGGTCAATTAAAAGACAGATCACAAAAAATAATATATTTTTCAATAGCTTTTACTTTTATTATTATTTTGATATTGGCTTATCAAATTAGAAAGCGTATAATATTAAAAAAACGTTTTGAAAAAATCTTAAATTCTAAAAAGGCTAGCTTAAAAAAAATAAATATTATAGAAAAACAAGAATTATTAATACCTAAAGAAATTATAGAAAATATTTTAAATGGTTTAGAAAAGTTTGAAAAAAAGAAAGGATTCACCAATACAAGTCTAACTTTAAATGATTTTGCTATCAAATTAAAGACAAATACAAATTACTTATCTAAAATAATAAATCATTATAAAAATAAAAATTTCTCTAATTACCTAAAGGATTTAAGGATAGCTTATGCCATAGAAATTTTAGATAAAAATGAACTCATAAGAAAATATACCATTAAAGCCATAGCAAACGAAGTAGGTTTTAATACAGCTGAATCATTTGCTAATGCTTTCTATAAAAAAACAGGTTTTAAACCATCATATTACATTAAAGAACTGAATAAAAGAAAAACAGCCTAA
- a CDS encoding transketolase — translation MPNTQELKDFTQQVRRDILRMVHKVNSGHPGGSLGCAEFFTCLYQEVMDYSTDFTMDGKNEDLFFLSNGHISPVYYSVLAHSGFFPVEELNTFRLIDSRLQGHPTTHEGLEGIRIASGSLGQGMSVALGAAEAKKLNGDDKLIYSLHGDGELQEGQNWEAIMYASAKKVDNLIATIDLNGKQIDGATDDVLPMGSIKAKFEAFGWDVIEVKEGNDIDAILAGLAEAKALTGKGKPVCILLETMMGNGVDFMMHTHAWHGKAPSDEQLENALAQNPATLGDY, via the coding sequence ATGCCAAATACTCAAGAATTAAAAGATTTTACACAACAAGTACGTAGAGATATATTAAGAATGGTTCATAAAGTAAATTCTGGTCATCCAGGAGGTTCTTTAGGCTGTGCTGAGTTTTTTACTTGTTTGTATCAAGAAGTAATGGATTATTCTACAGATTTTACAATGGATGGTAAAAACGAAGATTTATTTTTTCTATCTAATGGTCATATTTCTCCTGTTTATTATAGTGTTTTGGCACATAGTGGCTTTTTTCCTGTAGAAGAACTAAATACTTTTAGATTAATAGACTCTCGTTTACAAGGCCACCCAACTACACACGAAGGTTTAGAAGGTATTAGAATTGCTTCTGGTTCTTTAGGACAAGGAATGTCTGTAGCTTTAGGTGCTGCAGAAGCAAAAAAGTTAAATGGAGATGATAAATTAATTTATTCTTTACATGGTGATGGTGAGTTACAAGAAGGGCAAAACTGGGAAGCAATTATGTATGCATCAGCTAAAAAAGTTGATAATTTAATTGCAACTATCGATTTAAACGGAAAACAAATTGACGGTGCTACAGATGATGTTTTACCCATGGGAAGCATTAAAGCAAAATTTGAAGCCTTTGGTTGGGATGTAATAGAAGTTAAAGAAGGTAATGATATTGATGCTATTTTAGCAGGTTTAGCAGAAGCAAAAGCATTAACAGGTAAAGGAAAACCAGTTTGTATTTTATTAGAAACAATGATGGGTAATGGAGTAGACTTTATGATGCATACGCATGCATGGCATGGTAAAGCACCAAGTGATGAGCAGTTAGAGAATGCTTTGGCTCAGAACCCTGCAACTTTGGGAGATTATTAA
- the bshA gene encoding N-acetyl-alpha-D-glucosaminyl L-malate synthase BshA — protein MKIGIVCYPTFGGSGVVATELGMALADKGHEVHFITYNQPVRLDYLSHKLHFHRVLVEEYPLFQYQPYELALSTKMVEVVKKYDLEVLHVHYAIPHAYAAYMAKQMLKEKGIYVKVVTTLHGTDITLVGSHPTYKTAVEFSINNSDVVTAVSNNLKETTNELFNINKKIQVVYNFIDIEKYSKAEDDECQRGALAQPNERILTHISNFRPVKRVEDVIKVFYEVQKEIPAKLLMIGEGPERKKAELLTKKLGIRNKVFFLGNSTEIDKILCYSDVFLLPSETESFGLAALEAMAAKNAVISTNTGGLPEVNLHGETGFLSNLGDVEDMAKNAISILKDDDILECFKLNAREFTKRFSLQNILPVYEDIYKSCYKSEV, from the coding sequence ATGAAAATAGGTATTGTTTGTTATCCAACTTTTGGAGGAAGTGGAGTAGTGGCAACAGAGTTAGGAATGGCTTTGGCAGATAAAGGTCATGAGGTTCATTTTATAACTTATAATCAACCAGTTCGTTTAGATTATTTATCGCATAAATTACATTTTCATAGAGTTTTAGTAGAAGAATATCCTTTATTTCAATATCAACCTTATGAGTTAGCGCTATCAACAAAAATGGTAGAGGTTGTTAAAAAATACGATTTAGAAGTTTTACACGTACACTATGCAATTCCGCATGCATATGCAGCATATATGGCAAAACAAATGCTAAAAGAAAAAGGAATTTATGTAAAAGTTGTTACCACTTTGCATGGAACAGATATAACTTTAGTGGGGAGTCATCCTACTTATAAAACGGCAGTTGAGTTTAGCATTAATAATTCTGATGTAGTTACTGCAGTTTCTAATAATTTAAAAGAAACGACAAACGAACTTTTTAATATCAATAAAAAAATACAAGTTGTTTATAATTTTATTGATATAGAAAAATATAGCAAAGCAGAAGATGATGAATGCCAAAGAGGAGCTTTAGCACAACCCAATGAGAGAATTTTAACTCATATAAGTAATTTTAGACCAGTAAAAAGGGTAGAAGATGTAATTAAGGTTTTTTATGAGGTACAAAAAGAAATACCTGCTAAATTATTAATGATTGGTGAAGGGCCAGAAAGAAAAAAAGCAGAACTCTTAACTAAAAAACTAGGAATAAGAAATAAAGTATTCTTTCTAGGAAATAGTACAGAAATCGATAAAATTTTATGTTATTCAGATGTGTTTTTATTACCATCGGAAACAGAAAGTTTTGGTTTGGCTGCTTTAGAAGCAATGGCTGCAAAAAATGCAGTTATTTCTACAAATACAGGAGGTTTACCAGAAGTAAATTTACATGGAGAAACAGGTTTTTTAAGTAATTTAGGTGATGTAGAAGATATGGCTAAAAATGCGATTTCTATTTTAAAAGATGATGATATTTTAGAGTGTTTTAAGTTAAACGCAAGAGAATTTACCAAGCGTTTTTCTTTACAAAATATACTACCAGTTTATGAAGATATTTATAAGTCTTGTTATAAAAGCGAGGTTTAA